A region of Allocoleopsis franciscana PCC 7113 DNA encodes the following proteins:
- a CDS encoding adenylate/guanylate cyclase domain-containing protein — translation MAELKLRLKRGNTEKTISVNREEFTIGRLPECNLNLPFEGISRYHARLLKTASGVWTIEDMGSKNGTLMNKRPVISPEKIKDGDVIWLGDISLAVILVEPPQANARQVESSEKGATILHNVQELQQHWIQANADRDDISNKDKTIARLKDLVEIAKSLSAAESIEAIFFQVQEVVFRYLKSIERLALLIDVSGAGELELLNAATRNVFQQENLSPDGSWISQTICQKAFTEKVAIQTADAQVDQRFEGQQSILLKNIGSAMAVPLWDENKVVGVLYADAHFSSMQWAKEGEEDLSFFSTLANLVASSVQRWLLQQKLRSEEMIRQRLERYHSPAVVQQLISVGALPDGRLSPQESEISILFADIVGFTALSERLRPAEIAHLLNGFFEEMLQEVFAMGGTLDKYIGDCIMAFFGAPEPQKDHADRAVAAAQGMLTRLENLNANQVLREPLQLRIAINSGKAVVGDVGSSQRVDYTALGATINLASRMEGICPPGECVLSEATYQMLAQKQGFEEMGEHRFKGIDRPIPVYQTKRR, via the coding sequence ATGGCTGAACTTAAACTTCGTCTAAAACGGGGAAATACGGAAAAAACAATTTCGGTGAATCGAGAAGAATTTACCATCGGTCGATTGCCCGAATGCAACTTAAACTTGCCTTTCGAGGGAATTTCTCGATACCATGCCCGCTTATTAAAAACAGCCTCCGGGGTATGGACAATTGAGGATATGGGGAGTAAAAATGGGACGCTCATGAATAAACGCCCCGTGATTTCGCCGGAAAAGATTAAGGACGGCGATGTTATTTGGCTGGGAGATATTAGCCTTGCGGTTATTTTGGTCGAGCCGCCTCAAGCGAATGCAAGACAGGTAGAATCCTCGGAAAAAGGAGCTACTATTCTTCACAATGTCCAAGAACTGCAACAGCATTGGATACAAGCGAATGCTGACCGTGATGATATCAGTAACAAAGACAAAACGATTGCCCGTCTCAAAGATTTGGTGGAGATAGCGAAGAGTCTGAGTGCGGCTGAATCGATAGAAGCAATATTCTTCCAGGTGCAGGAAGTCGTCTTTCGTTACCTCAAGAGTATCGAGCGATTAGCATTATTAATTGATGTGAGTGGTGCAGGGGAACTTGAATTGCTCAATGCAGCAACTCGAAATGTTTTCCAACAAGAAAATTTGTCTCCTGATGGCAGTTGGATTAGCCAAACCATCTGTCAAAAAGCATTTACAGAAAAAGTAGCCATTCAAACAGCGGATGCCCAAGTCGATCAACGGTTTGAGGGGCAACAGAGTATTTTACTCAAAAACATTGGTAGCGCCATGGCTGTTCCTCTGTGGGATGAAAATAAGGTTGTCGGTGTGCTGTATGCCGATGCCCATTTTTCTTCAATGCAGTGGGCCAAAGAGGGAGAGGAAGACCTCAGCTTTTTTTCCACTTTAGCCAACCTCGTAGCCTCTAGTGTGCAACGTTGGCTCTTGCAACAAAAGCTTAGAAGTGAAGAAATGATTCGGCAACGATTAGAGCGATATCACTCTCCCGCCGTCGTACAACAGTTGATCTCAGTAGGCGCATTACCAGACGGTCGGTTATCTCCCCAAGAGAGTGAAATCAGCATTCTGTTTGCAGATATTGTTGGCTTTACAGCACTTTCAGAACGGTTAAGACCCGCAGAAATTGCCCACTTACTCAATGGTTTTTTCGAGGAAATGTTGCAAGAAGTTTTTGCTATGGGCGGGACTTTGGATAAGTATATTGGAGATTGCATCATGGCATTTTTTGGTGCTCCGGAACCTCAAAAAGACCATGCCGACCGGGCTGTTGCCGCCGCCCAAGGAATGCTGACTCGTTTAGAGAATTTGAATGCCAATCAAGTCTTGCGCGAACCTCTGCAATTACGCATTGCAATTAATAGTGGAAAGGCCGTGGTTGGCGATGTCGGCAGTTCTCAACGGGTAGACTATACAGCGTTAGGAGCCACGATTAATCTAGCTTCCCGCATGGAAGGCATCTGTCCTCCTGGTGAAT
- a CDS encoding serine/threonine-protein kinase, giving the protein MIGALLDQRYQVVRVLGQGGFGHTYIAEDTRRPGNPTCVVKHLKPASRDPEFLQIARRLFTREAETLEKLGNHDQIPRLLAYFEENQEFYLVEEFIDGHPLNVELEPSQPWSESQVIQLLQEVLYILDFVHTNGVIHRDLKPENLIRRKHDNKVVLVDFGAVKQVQMQSIVAQELVKETVAIGTPGYMPSEQGQGRPRTSSDLYALGMIGIQALTGMNPTQFGEDPDTGEIIWQQYAQVSDALAAVLAKMVRHYFKYRYQSATEALQALEPLANPNAAKAFAAIASQRVRYYLRDGYQSASKVLQTIQNISALKTRQAIATLKSLPSGQAALPSSNLMEETATVPPVQPSRSPMGVGSFSTIPSKLPLILGTSAVTLVIAAGIFSMVRPPSPSAVTTTNKTNAIPDPNKSNSTPEPNKSNSTSTPNQSDPKPEPEKAQDPNGCTFTMRRASNVRESPRSKKTGEVIKSGIQLTVTGKEENGYIEISSPVQGWVYKNRTKKTCPKPNKADAKKSASSKEN; this is encoded by the coding sequence ATGATAGGCGCATTACTAGACCAGCGTTACCAGGTGGTTCGAGTTCTAGGCCAAGGCGGATTTGGTCATACTTACATCGCCGAAGACACTCGCCGACCGGGCAATCCCACTTGTGTGGTCAAACATCTCAAACCCGCTTCTCGCGATCCCGAATTTTTGCAAATCGCTAGACGCCTCTTTACTCGCGAAGCCGAAACTCTGGAAAAGCTGGGCAATCATGACCAGATTCCCCGACTGTTAGCTTACTTTGAAGAAAACCAAGAGTTTTACCTCGTCGAAGAATTTATTGACGGACATCCGCTCAATGTGGAACTAGAACCGAGTCAGCCGTGGAGTGAAAGCCAGGTCATTCAACTGCTGCAAGAAGTCTTATATATCCTCGATTTTGTCCACACGAACGGTGTGATCCATCGCGACCTCAAACCGGAGAATTTAATCCGTCGCAAGCACGATAACAAGGTCGTTTTAGTGGACTTTGGTGCCGTTAAGCAAGTGCAGATGCAATCGATCGTTGCCCAAGAACTGGTCAAAGAGACGGTTGCCATTGGTACTCCAGGTTACATGCCTAGCGAACAGGGACAAGGTAGACCTCGTACTAGTAGTGATCTTTATGCTCTGGGCATGATTGGTATCCAAGCCTTAACTGGCATGAATCCCACCCAATTTGGAGAAGACCCCGATACGGGGGAAATCATCTGGCAGCAATATGCCCAAGTCAGCGATGCGTTGGCGGCGGTTCTGGCTAAGATGGTACGCCACTATTTTAAATACCGCTACCAGTCAGCAACTGAGGCATTGCAAGCACTTGAGCCACTCGCCAATCCCAACGCGGCAAAGGCTTTTGCGGCGATCGCTAGCCAGAGAGTGCGTTACTACCTCAGAGATGGCTATCAGTCTGCCTCTAAGGTGCTGCAAACAATCCAGAATATATCGGCGCTTAAGACGCGACAGGCGATCGCCACACTCAAGTCTTTACCCTCAGGTCAAGCTGCCCTCCCATCAAGTAATTTAATGGAGGAAACGGCGACGGTTCCACCCGTCCAACCTTCGCGATCGCCCATGGGTGTGGGTTCTTTTTCTACAATCCCTAGCAAATTGCCCCTAATCCTGGGAACAAGTGCTGTGACTCTTGTCATTGCCGCCGGTATTTTTTCGATGGTTCGTCCACCATCACCCTCTGCGGTGACAACGACGAATAAAACAAACGCCATACCTGACCCTAATAAATCGAATTCAACACCTGAACCCAACAAATCGAATTCAACATCTACACCCAATCAATCTGACCCAAAACCTGAACCAGAGAAAGCCCAAGACCCAAATGGTTGTACTTTCACGATGAGAAGGGCATCCAATGTCCGGGAGTCACCCAGAAGTAAAAAAACCGGGGAAGTTATCAAATCAGGAATCCAACTCACTGTCACTGGAAAAGAAGAAAATGGTTATATAGAGATTAGCTCTCCGGTGCAAGGTTGGGTTTATAAGAATCGTACTAAAAAAACTTGCCCTAAACCCAATAAAGCAGATGCCAAAAAGAGTGCATCATCAAAAGAAAACTAA
- a CDS encoding S8 family serine peptidase: MVTVRYGGRNGEPYELTISDEHIVVRTENRSILTETRPYEVTSVSPEARNILDQFELETRFRAAGVEILRAKDPRENSALRDTARVILNQEPAIQFAGRVLVDPQSMQPVVYTENIFVKFDDETQSGACQEILERYGLTIKRELGYARNAYFVSAPENTGLTIFDIASRLLNEESVELCHPELVREINKRQAFPQQWHLKPTTISGQAINADANVEAAWSLSNGTGTTIAIIDDGMDLDHEEFRTAGKIVAPRDVTRQTNEPRPGNRDNHGTACAGVACANGNVGASGVAPGARLMPIRLASGLGSQAEADAFVWAAQNGADVISCSWGPPDGVWYNPNDPLHNQVVPLPDSTRLAMDFAINQGRNGKGSVILFAAGNGNESVDNDGYASYEKVIAVAACNDSSVKSAYSDFGNAVWCAFPSNDGRPSKTPGIWTTDRSGRVGYNPGNANQGDAAGNYTNSFGGTSSACPGAAGVAALIIARNPNLRWDQVREIIKQSCDRIDQQGGNYDASGRSPFYGYGRMNARKAVELAMPEQESPVSIFTAVQDVPIKDLETSTLTLAIANTDLIKSIKVSVDIEHSYIGDLVVTLKAPVEMGVDPMLLHNREGAATDNIKKTYDEVNAPGLAACKGKSPQGTWALEVADKAQRDIGKMRSFTLELGFEQPS; the protein is encoded by the coding sequence ATGGTTACAGTCCGCTATGGCGGTAGGAACGGTGAACCGTATGAACTAACAATTAGTGATGAACACATTGTAGTTCGCACGGAAAACCGCAGTATTCTGACCGAAACCAGACCTTATGAAGTCACATCCGTGTCACCCGAAGCCCGCAACATTCTCGATCAATTCGAGTTGGAAACCCGGTTTCGTGCAGCGGGTGTAGAAATTTTACGTGCTAAAGACCCTCGTGAGAACAGTGCTTTGCGTGACACTGCACGAGTCATTCTTAACCAAGAGCCTGCCATCCAATTTGCTGGACGTGTTTTGGTCGATCCACAGTCGATGCAGCCGGTCGTTTATACCGAAAACATCTTCGTGAAGTTCGATGATGAAACCCAGTCTGGTGCCTGTCAGGAAATTTTAGAACGATACGGTTTAACGATTAAGCGTGAACTGGGGTATGCACGGAACGCTTACTTTGTGAGCGCACCAGAGAATACAGGTTTAACTATTTTTGACATTGCTTCTCGGCTTTTGAACGAGGAATCTGTGGAATTGTGCCACCCTGAATTAGTGCGTGAGATTAACAAACGTCAGGCTTTCCCCCAACAGTGGCACCTGAAGCCAACGACCATTAGTGGTCAGGCCATCAATGCCGATGCCAATGTTGAGGCCGCTTGGTCGTTAAGTAACGGCACGGGTACAACTATTGCGATTATTGACGACGGAATGGATCTCGATCATGAGGAGTTCCGCACCGCAGGCAAGATCGTTGCACCGCGCGATGTGACCCGTCAAACGAACGAGCCAAGACCGGGGAACCGAGATAACCACGGCACGGCCTGTGCTGGTGTGGCTTGTGCCAACGGTAATGTTGGGGCATCGGGTGTCGCACCGGGGGCACGGCTGATGCCGATTCGTTTGGCTTCCGGACTGGGTTCCCAGGCCGAAGCGGATGCCTTTGTTTGGGCGGCTCAAAATGGTGCAGATGTGATCTCCTGTAGCTGGGGGCCGCCAGATGGCGTTTGGTACAACCCCAACGATCCTCTGCATAACCAGGTCGTTCCTCTGCCTGACTCCACACGATTGGCGATGGACTTTGCGATTAACCAGGGACGTAACGGCAAGGGATCTGTGATTCTGTTTGCGGCGGGGAATGGGAATGAAAGTGTGGATAATGACGGTTACGCCAGCTACGAAAAAGTGATTGCGGTAGCCGCTTGTAATGATTCGAGTGTGAAAAGCGCTTATAGCGACTTTGGCAACGCCGTTTGGTGTGCCTTTCCTAGCAATGACGGCAGACCCTCAAAAACCCCTGGAATTTGGACAACGGATCGTTCGGGTCGGGTGGGTTACAATCCGGGGAATGCGAATCAGGGTGACGCGGCGGGTAACTATACCAACAGTTTTGGGGGAACCTCCAGCGCCTGTCCGGGTGCGGCGGGTGTCGCGGCTTTGATCATTGCCCGCAACCCGAATTTACGTTGGGATCAGGTACGGGAAATCATTAAACAATCTTGCGATCGCATCGATCAACAGGGAGGGAATTATGATGCGAGTGGTCGCAGTCCCTTCTATGGCTACGGTCGCATGAATGCTCGCAAAGCGGTGGAACTGGCGATGCCAGAGCAAGAGTCCCCTGTTTCCATCTTCACGGCAGTGCAGGATGTACCGATTAAAGACCTGGAGACATCGACACTGACTTTAGCGATCGCTAATACCGACCTGATCAAGTCTATTAAAGTTTCTGTGGATATCGAGCATAGTTATATTGGCGACTTGGTCGTTACCCTTAAAGCGCCTGTGGAAATGGGTGTAGACCCGATGCTTTTGCACAATCGTGAGGGTGCAGCCACTGATAACATCAAGAAGACTTACGACGAGGTGAATGCACCGGGACTAGCGGCCTGTAAAGGAAAAAGCCCCCAAGGGACTTGGGCGTTGGAAGTTGCGGATAAAGCTCAGCGTGATATCGGCAAGATGCGTAGCTTTACCCTTGAACTCGGATTTGAGCAGCCGTCTTAA
- a CDS encoding MogA/MoaB family molybdenum cofactor biosynthesis protein yields MAQQPHPDSALMTVQCAVITVSDTRSPETDKSGQLIQQLLLDAGHSIRFYTILKDEPQEIQSQLKTLGEQSDVDAVILNGGTGIAPRDTTYDALEKLLEKTLPGFGEVFRFLSYQEIGSRAIASRAIAGVYQTKLIFSIPGSTGAVKLALQQLILPELMHLVTQLKGGV; encoded by the coding sequence ATGGCTCAACAACCTCACCCCGATTCTGCCCTAATGACAGTGCAGTGTGCTGTCATTACCGTTAGTGATACGCGATCGCCTGAAACGGATAAAAGTGGTCAGCTAATTCAACAATTACTCTTGGATGCGGGTCACTCTATTCGTTTTTACACAATTCTCAAGGATGAACCTCAAGAAATTCAGTCCCAGTTGAAGACGCTGGGAGAACAGTCAGATGTTGATGCGGTGATTTTGAACGGGGGTACTGGTATTGCACCGCGAGATACCACTTATGATGCTTTGGAGAAATTACTGGAAAAGACGTTGCCTGGATTTGGGGAAGTGTTTCGGTTCTTAAGTTACCAGGAAATTGGCTCACGCGCGATCGCTTCACGCGCTATTGCAGGTGTTTATCAAACTAAGCTGATTTTCTCGATTCCTGGCTCAACGGGTGCGGTTAAACTTGCCCTGCAACAGCTTATTTTGCCAGAACTTATGCATCTAGTCACTCAACTGAAGGGTGGTGTTTAA
- a CDS encoding YdcF family protein yields MRGRLIPRNWVNFKNWFRAKGRRLLSTSLLILGILLGSWLLINTVRLQVVASEPVDVFFVLGGGIDREIYVAQLAKQHPEVRVLISQGSEDPCILLIFQREQAPIRQVWLEKCADSTFDNFYFNIPILKQWGVRKVKLITSSSHLPRSQWMAQILLGAHGIWVETDIASHQGTPGNRESVLKGGLDISRSLVWAVVSQVVQPRCLKLVPLSAVDLEAWRNSGFRCERQQELKLE; encoded by the coding sequence ATGAGAGGTAGACTCATTCCACGCAACTGGGTTAATTTTAAGAACTGGTTTCGAGCCAAGGGGCGACGTTTGCTAAGCACTAGTCTACTGATTTTAGGTATCCTCCTGGGTAGCTGGCTGCTAATTAACACTGTGAGATTGCAGGTAGTGGCGTCGGAACCTGTTGATGTGTTTTTCGTCCTGGGAGGTGGGATTGATCGAGAGATCTACGTTGCCCAGTTAGCTAAACAGCATCCAGAAGTCCGAGTTTTGATCTCTCAAGGCTCGGAAGACCCCTGCATCTTGCTGATTTTTCAACGAGAACAGGCACCGATCCGCCAAGTTTGGTTAGAAAAGTGTGCCGATTCTACCTTTGATAACTTCTACTTTAATATCCCAATTCTCAAACAGTGGGGTGTTCGTAAAGTTAAGTTAATTACTTCTTCCAGTCATTTACCGCGATCGCAGTGGATGGCACAGATTCTGTTGGGCGCTCATGGGATTTGGGTTGAGACAGATATTGCCTCACATCAGGGCACACCCGGAAATCGAGAATCTGTCCTAAAGGGGGGTTTGGATATCAGTCGCAGCTTAGTTTGGGCGGTTGTGAGTCAGGTTGTCCAGCCCAGATGCTTGAAATTAGTGCCACTTTCTGCTGTGGATTTGGAAGCTTGGCGTAACTCTGGTTTTCGGTGTGAGCGTCAACAGGAGTTGAAGCTTGAGTAG
- the ctpB gene encoding carboxyl-terminal processing protease CtpB, which translates to MNQHPKHFSWLKGVFFSGAIATTAALSLIVPGGGRSVFAALQDSPKNLVDEVWQIVNQEYVDNKFNNVDWLATRQQLLSKNYTSKQQAYEAIRAALKPIGDPYTRFMDPEQFQALTSQTSGELSGVGIRLELDEKTKALQIVSPIENSPAAKAKLQPGDGIVAIDGKSTKGMSLEDASSMIRGEVGTSVTLRISRDGKPPFDVKLSRAQIELPAVHHTLKQEGQMRIGYISLNEFSAHAPEQMVKAIKNLEKQKVGGYVLDLRGNPGGLLNASVEIARMWLDSGLIVRTVDRKGGDQKFSANKTALTKSPLVVLVDGNSASASEILAGALKDNKRARVIGSKTFGKAVVQSVHSLSDGSGLAVTIQHYFPPNGEDINHKGIEPDVKLELTEAQEKQLESNPTLRATQEDPQYKQAIATLTMNASRPGLGQQPKPLSIR; encoded by the coding sequence ATGAATCAGCACCCAAAACATTTCTCTTGGCTCAAAGGCGTCTTCTTCTCTGGAGCGATCGCAACAACCGCCGCTTTATCTCTCATCGTACCGGGAGGAGGTCGCTCTGTCTTTGCCGCACTTCAGGATAGCCCCAAAAACCTAGTTGATGAGGTTTGGCAAATTGTTAACCAAGAATATGTGGATAACAAATTCAATAACGTAGATTGGCTAGCCACACGGCAACAGCTTTTGAGCAAAAACTACACATCAAAACAACAAGCCTACGAGGCCATTCGGGCCGCTCTCAAGCCGATAGGAGACCCCTACACTCGCTTCATGGACCCCGAACAATTCCAAGCGCTCACAAGCCAAACCTCCGGTGAGCTTTCTGGAGTAGGGATTCGCCTAGAACTGGACGAGAAAACGAAGGCTCTGCAAATCGTCTCACCCATTGAAAATTCTCCAGCGGCAAAGGCAAAGCTGCAACCGGGAGATGGGATCGTCGCCATTGATGGCAAATCCACGAAAGGCATGTCTCTGGAAGACGCTTCTTCCATGATTCGGGGTGAAGTGGGGACATCTGTCACATTGCGAATTTCCCGCGATGGGAAGCCGCCGTTTGATGTCAAGCTCAGCCGTGCTCAAATCGAACTTCCAGCCGTTCATCACACCCTCAAGCAGGAAGGTCAGATGCGGATTGGGTATATCAGCTTAAATGAATTTAGTGCCCATGCTCCCGAACAAATGGTGAAGGCCATTAAGAACCTGGAAAAGCAGAAAGTGGGTGGCTATGTGTTAGACCTGCGGGGAAATCCAGGAGGATTGCTCAACGCCAGTGTGGAAATTGCCCGGATGTGGCTAGACAGTGGTCTAATTGTCCGCACGGTAGATCGTAAGGGTGGGGATCAGAAGTTTTCCGCCAATAAGACCGCTCTCACGAAGTCGCCTTTGGTGGTACTCGTGGATGGCAACTCCGCCAGTGCTAGTGAGATTCTAGCCGGTGCACTCAAGGACAATAAGCGGGCAAGGGTGATCGGCAGTAAAACGTTTGGGAAAGCCGTTGTACAGTCGGTTCATTCTCTATCCGATGGTTCCGGCTTGGCGGTTACAATTCAGCATTATTTCCCACCCAATGGCGAAGATATTAACCACAAGGGAATTGAACCCGATGTCAAACTGGAATTGACAGAGGCACAAGAAAAGCAACTGGAGTCTAATCCAACCTTACGGGCGACGCAAGAAGACCCTCAATACAAACAGGCGATCGCAACTTTAACCATGAATGCCTCCCGACCCGGTTTAGGTCAACAGCCTAAGCCCCTGAGTATTCGGTAA
- the psb28 gene encoding photosystem II reaction center protein Psb28, producing MAQIQFSRGIDEEVIPDVRLTRSRDGSNGTATFIFENPKALDSNSTEEITGMYLIDEEGEIVTREVKGKFVNGQPTALEAFVLIKSQDEWDRFMRFMERYAQEHGLGFTQAT from the coding sequence ATGGCTCAAATTCAGTTTTCTAGAGGGATTGACGAAGAAGTTATCCCTGACGTGCGTCTGACCCGCTCTCGCGATGGTAGTAATGGGACTGCCACATTTATTTTTGAAAATCCCAAAGCTCTCGACAGCAATAGTACAGAAGAAATCACTGGGATGTATTTGATTGATGAAGAGGGTGAGATTGTCACGAGAGAGGTTAAGGGCAAATTTGTCAATGGTCAGCCAACTGCATTAGAAGCCTTTGTTCTGATCAAATCCCAAGACGAGTGGGATCGTTTCATGCGTTTTATGGAACGATATGCCCAAGAGCATGGTCTTGGATTTACTCAAGCAACATAA
- a CDS encoding sigma 54-interacting transcriptional regulator: MTFPNWVTWLKERTAFGILSEDVINALAQVMEERVVPGNTRLVIEDTPVEYLYILQQGRIESDRANQTSSAWAISWLPGAIIHLQELLFDQSAQRTVKTLSECHLWVIPAQQFQELLSQYPEIAQAFSPQLAAELAKLSSQLSYEQERQAILRPYLVSRAKRGIIGKSRYAVRLRQQIKKAGEDRQSALVFGEPGLEKDNIATLIHFGSAYRREPIIKVDCSTVQASGAELFGRAGGKPGLIEALGQGTLILNNIQELPSELMPTLANLLETGSYTPVEREQGNNREEPNPKSKIQNPKLQCQAHIVMISEKAQPDIEHRVSHLIKVPPLRVRKVDISDQMDYYISLWCRSKGSSKPRVTPEALRRLQAYDFPGNLRELQNLLERALVQLGTAKELTEEIVWPSQSKKKQFRLNLLNAYPRLRRFLRGEWWPDRINYGFTLWFFALIVTLGFVGPQNRQENFTLNLFWAWWWPLILVGFPFVGRLWCAVCPFMIYGEITQKLSLWLWPRQLKRWPREAAEKWGGWFLFGLFVLIFLWEELWNLENTAYLSACLLLLITAGAMIFSAIFERRFWCRYLCPIGGMNGLFAKLSMTELRAQQGTCSAECTTYQCYKGGSQKGEGLETAGCPLYSHPAQLEDNRDCVLCMTCLKACPHRSVEVNLRPPGIELWTTHNPRTYEVALLLLLLGGIFLHRLPEIQAELGLSLNLQDFWQHFGLSLFVLAIPATIPLIAYGGKQLFYRLIQALKFPIPNPKPKPFVELAYGYLPLVLAGNLAHYLRLGLSEGGRLLPVTLATFGLSGEGLPVFVAHPAVIAFLQGVTLMVGVVLTIFLTQKIACQPVRSLLAQHFASVILCICLWVIIVGY, translated from the coding sequence ATGACCTTTCCAAATTGGGTGACTTGGCTAAAAGAACGAACAGCTTTCGGTATTCTTTCCGAGGACGTGATCAATGCGCTCGCGCAAGTGATGGAAGAGCGCGTAGTGCCCGGTAACACGCGCTTGGTGATTGAAGACACACCCGTTGAATATCTCTACATTCTCCAACAAGGGCGTATTGAGAGTGACCGAGCTAACCAAACGAGTTCTGCTTGGGCTATAAGTTGGCTCCCAGGAGCCATTATTCATTTACAAGAATTACTATTTGACCAATCCGCTCAAAGAACCGTCAAAACCCTCAGCGAATGTCACCTGTGGGTAATCCCTGCCCAACAATTTCAAGAATTACTCAGCCAATATCCCGAAATTGCTCAAGCTTTTTCGCCCCAACTTGCTGCTGAACTCGCTAAACTGTCTTCTCAACTCAGTTACGAGCAAGAGCGTCAGGCTATTTTAAGGCCTTATTTAGTGAGTAGGGCAAAACGGGGAATTATCGGTAAAAGCCGCTATGCTGTGCGATTGCGGCAACAAATTAAAAAAGCAGGGGAAGACCGCCAATCCGCACTTGTTTTCGGCGAACCTGGACTAGAAAAAGATAATATAGCCACTCTAATTCACTTTGGTTCCGCATACCGACGCGAACCTATTATTAAAGTCGATTGCAGCACTGTACAGGCAAGTGGTGCAGAATTGTTTGGTCGTGCGGGTGGGAAACCAGGATTAATTGAAGCCCTCGGACAAGGCACATTAATTCTCAACAATATTCAAGAATTACCCTCAGAATTAATGCCAACTCTGGCTAATTTGTTAGAAACCGGCAGCTACACACCCGTTGAAAGAGAACAGGGCAACAACAGGGAAGAACCCAATCCAAAATCTAAAATCCAAAATCCCAAATTGCAATGTCAGGCTCATATTGTCATGATTTCTGAAAAAGCCCAGCCAGACATTGAACATCGGGTGAGTCATTTAATCAAAGTTCCACCCCTGCGGGTACGGAAAGTGGATATTAGCGACCAGATGGATTACTACATTAGCCTCTGGTGTCGGTCGAAAGGGAGTTCTAAACCCCGTGTCACACCAGAAGCCCTGCGTCGATTACAGGCGTATGATTTTCCGGGCAACTTGAGGGAATTGCAAAACCTCCTAGAGCGAGCACTCGTACAATTAGGCACTGCCAAAGAACTCACTGAAGAAATTGTCTGGCCTTCTCAGAGTAAGAAGAAACAATTTCGATTGAATCTATTAAATGCTTATCCTAGATTGAGGCGATTTTTAAGAGGTGAGTGGTGGCCCGATCGCATTAATTACGGATTTACCTTATGGTTTTTTGCCCTAATCGTGACATTGGGATTCGTCGGCCCCCAAAATCGTCAAGAAAATTTTACGTTAAATCTCTTTTGGGCGTGGTGGTGGCCTTTAATTTTGGTGGGCTTTCCCTTTGTCGGACGCCTTTGGTGTGCAGTTTGCCCCTTCATGATTTATGGAGAAATAACACAGAAACTTTCCCTGTGGCTATGGCCTCGTCAGTTGAAGCGTTGGCCTAGAGAAGCGGCTGAAAAATGGGGAGGCTGGTTTTTATTTGGCTTATTTGTCCTCATATTTTTGTGGGAAGAACTTTGGAATTTAGAAAATACCGCTTACCTATCGGCTTGTTTGCTTCTGTTAATTACGGCTGGAGCAATGATTTTTTCTGCCATATTTGAACGTCGATTTTGGTGCCGTTATTTATGTCCTATTGGGGGGATGAATGGTTTATTTGCTAAGTTATCGATGACGGAATTAAGGGCGCAACAAGGGACTTGTTCGGCGGAATGTACGACTTACCAATGTTACAAAGGCGGCTCCCAAAAAGGTGAAGGGTTGGAAACGGCAGGTTGCCCGTTATATTCTCACCCAGCTCAATTGGAAGATAACCGGGACTGTGTGTTGTGTATGACTTGCCTCAAAGCCTGTCCTCATCGCTCCGTTGAGGTCAATTTGCGCCCTCCAGGAATTGAGCTTTGGACAACTCATAATCCCCGTACTTATGAGGTAGCGCTACTCTTATTGTTGCTCGGTGGGATATTTCTGCATCGATTACCGGAAATACAGGCAGAATTAGGATTGTCCCTAAATTTACAGGATTTTTGGCAACATTTTGGCTTATCGCTTTTTGTGTTAGCCATTCCCGCCACGATCCCTTTAATTGCCTATGGGGGGAAACAGTTATTTTATCGGCTTATTCAAGCTCTAAAATTCCCAATTCCTAATCCCAAACCTAAACCCTTTGTAGAGCTAGCCTATGGATACTTACCCTTAGTCCTGGCTGGTAACTTAGCTCACTATTTGCGCTTAGGTTTAAGTGAAGGTGGGCGGCTGTTGCCCGTGACGTTGGCGACTTTTGGTCTGAGTGGTGAAGGGTTGCCTGTGTTTGTGGCTCATCCGGCTGTGATCGCCTTTTTACAGGGGGTGACGCTGATGGTTGGTGTGGTTTTGACAATATTTCTGACACAAAAAATTGCTTGTCAGCCTGTGCGATCGCTCTTAGCGCAACATTTCGCATCTGTTATTCTCTGTATCTGTCTTTGGGTCATTATCGTCGGTTATTAA